From a region of the Triticum aestivum cultivar Chinese Spring chromosome 7D, IWGSC CS RefSeq v2.1, whole genome shotgun sequence genome:
- the LOC123168839 gene encoding desmethyl-deoxy-podophyllotoxin synthase, with protein sequence MAGWLSLCLISLSTVLALLFLKLSSRKNKSKKKLPPGPWTLPIIGSLHRVVSALPHRTMTELSRRHGPLMFLRLGEVPTVVVSNAEAAALVMKTNDRAFASRPCSATQDIFGCGGKGIAFAPYSDHWRQMRKICVTELLNSKQVRRMEGVRAEEAGNLVRSITASAGATVNVSEKVRALSNDVVCRAVFGGKFARQDEYLRELDEAFALVGGFCLVDLFPSSRLVRWLSNGERRMRTSYGRIQRIIAGIIDERKDTRAAGVAGGSTDDEDLLDVLLRLQLEDSLEFPLTKEIMGAVLFDMFAAATHTTSTVLEWAMSELMNNPGAMAKAQLEVREVVGQHGAVITNNVLGDLHYMQMVIKEVLRLHPPGPLVPRMTREDCTIMGYDMFKGTNVYVNVFAISRDPRSWENPEEFKPERFENNNINYNGTYSEFIPFGAGRRQCPGMLFGTSTVNITLAYLLYHLEWMFPIGTNLDTFDMSEKFGLAVSRRCDLQLRAIPHGSLKTMGSQ encoded by the exons ATGGCGGGGTGGTTGAGCTTGTGCTTGATAAGCCTTTCCACAGTACTGGCCCTTTTGTTTCTCAAGCTCTCCAGCCGCAAGAACAAGTCCAAGAAGAAGCTGCCTCCTGGGCCATGGACTCTCCCTATCATCGGCAGCCTCCACCGCGTCGTCAGCGCCCTACCGCACCGCACGATGACAGAGCTGTCTCGCCGGCATGGGCCGCTGATGTTCCTCCGGCTAGGCGAAGTCCCCACCGTGGTAGTCTCCAACGCCGAGGCGGCAGCGCTGGTGATGAAGACCAACGACCGTGCGTTCGCTAGCCGGCCATGCAGCGCGACGCAGGACATCTTTGGCTGCGGCGGCAAGGGCATCGCCTTTGCCCCCTACTCCGACCACTGGCGCCAGATGCGCAAGATCTGCGTAACGGAGCTCCTCAACTCCAAGCAGGTGAGACGCATGGAGGGCGTCAGGGCCGAGGAGGCGGGCAACCTCGTCCGTTCCATCACCGCCTCGGCCGGCGCCACGGTCAACGTCAGTGAGAAGGTGCGGGCGCTCAGCAACGACGTCGTGTGCCGGGCGGTTTTCGGCGGCAAGTTTGCACGGCAGGACGAGTACCTCCGCGAGTTGGACGAGGCGTTCGCGCTGGTGGGCGGCTTCTGCCTCGTCGACCTCTTCCCGTCGTCGCGGCTCGTGCGGTGGCTCAGCAACGGCGAGCGCCGCATGAGGACGAGCTACGGCCGCATACAGCGCATCATCGCTGGTATCATCGACGAACGCAAGGACACGCGGGCTGCCGGCGTTGCCGGCGGCAGCACCGACGATGAGGACCTGCTGGACGTACTGCTCAGGCTGCAGCTGGAAGACTCGCTGGAATTCCCTCTAACCAAAGAGATTATGGGAGCCGTCTTGTTT GACATGTTTGCGGCAGCCACGCATACCACATCAACTGTTTTAGAGTGGGCTATGTCAGAGCTCATGAACAATCCCGGAGCTATGGCTAAGGCACAATTAGAGGTCCGAGAGGTGGTAGGTCAACATGGAGCTGTCATTACGAACAACGTCCTTGGTGACCTACACTACATGCAGATGGTCATCAAGGAGGTCCTTAGATTGCATCCGCCCGGTCCTCTAGTCCCCCGCATGACTAGGGAGGACTGTACGATCATGGGTTATGACATGTTTAAAGGTACCAATGTATATGTTAATGTCTTCGCAATTTCCAGAGATCCAAGATCTTGGGAAAATCCTGAGGAGTTTAAGCCAGAAAGGTTTGAGAACAACAACATAAATTACAACGGAACATACTCTGAGTTCATTCCCTTCGGAGCTGGACGACGACAGTGCCCTGGCATGTTGTTCGGAACATCGACTGTAAACATCACATTGGCATATCTTCTTTATCACTTAGAGTGGATGTTTCCTATTGGGACTAACCTTGATACATTTGATATGTCCGAGAAATTTGGGCTGGCGGTAAGTAGAAGGTGTGACTTGCAACTCAGAGCTATTCCACATGGGAGCTTGAAAACTATGGGCTCGCAGTGA
- the LOC123168016 gene encoding tau-cadinol synthase isoform X2, translated as MASRGATTPGKPSSFEPSVWGDFFINYEPQPLQSCEEWMRVRVIKLKEEVCMLFKGCNRAVRKMMLVDVLQHLGLDHHFEEQINTALSEILESEFSSYNLHDVALRFRLLREHGCWISPDVFDKFKDENGSLREDITKEPRGLLSLYNAAHLLVHGETSLEEAIAFARHHLKSMRGSLKSPLAKQVKRALHLPLPRTYRRVETVHFISEYKEDEGHNPILLELAKLDFNLHQHLHLKELKSMTKWWKELSEFIGLSYVRDRVVENYLWSFVVHYEEHFGLARVISAKINVLLTIMDDTHDDHATIEECQMLHEAAQRWDGSAISLLPEYLKRFYKELLGNIKEIGDEMATSGNYKIAYIKKQFQNQFSYYLQEAQWTHKCHKPSFDEQVNLGVMTICVPTVSVCGMAAMGDAMPKEALDWVVGLPDAIIASGKIARFMNDIAAFNRVKSKGGAASSVECYMAEHGVTREVAIAKIGSLIEDGWKSLNQARFGDRALLPAVQRVINLALSFPLYYGGGNDAFTFSTRLRETIEILFVNPIPM; from the exons ATGGCGTCAAGAGGTGCAACCACTCCAGGGAAGCCGTCCAGCTTTGAGCCCTCAGTCTGGGGTGACTTCTTCATCAACTATGAGCCACAACCACTGCAG AGTTGTGAGGAATGGATGAGAGTGAGGGTCATAAAGTTGAAGGAGGAGGTATGCATGCTCTTTAAGGGTTGCAACCGGGCGGTGCGGAAAATGATGTTAGTGGATGTACTCCAACATCTTGGACTAGATCACCACTTTGAAGAACAGATCAACACAGCATTAAGCGAAATCCTCGAGAGTGAATTTAGCAGCTACAATCTCCACGATGTTGCTCTTAGGTTTCGCCTGCTTAGGGAGCATGGATGTTGGATATCTCCAG atgtttttgacaaattcaaggaTGAAAATGGAAGCCTTAGAGAGGATATTACTAAAGAACCAAGAGGACTATTAAGTTTATACAACGCGGCTCATCTTCTGGTACATGGTGAGACATCATTGGAAGAAGCTATCGCTTTTGCAAGGCATCATCTTAAATCAATGAGGGGTAGTCTCAAGTCCCCGTTAGCGAAGCAAGTCAAACGTGCTCTGCACCTTCCACTGCCAAGGACATACAGGAGGGTAGAAACAGTGCATTTTATCTCCGAATACAAAGAAGATGAAGGGCATAACCCAATTCTACTAGAGCTTGCTAAGCTTGATTTCaaccttcaccaacatctccacttGAAGGAACTCAAGTCTATGACAAA GTGGTGGAAGGAACTTTCTGAATTCATCGGGCTTAGTTATGTTCGAGATCGTGTGGTGGAGAACTACCTTTGGTCCTTTGTGGTGCACTACGAGGAGCATTTTGGGCTTGCACGAGTTATCTCTGCCAAAATTAATGTACTACTTACCATCATGGATGACACACATGATGACCATGCGACCATAGAGGAATGCCAAATGCTACATGAAGCCGCACAAAG ATGGGATGGGAGTGCTATTTCTCTTCTACCAGAGTACCTGAAAAGGTTCTATAAAGAATTGTTGGGGAACATTAAGGAGATTGGCGATGAAATGGCAACCAGTGGCAACTACAAAATCGCCTACATCAAGAAGCAG TTCCAAAATCAATTCAGTTACTATCTTCAAGAAGCCCAATGGACACACAAGTGTCACAAACCAAGCTTTGACGAGCAGGTGAATCTGGGTGTCATGACCATATGTGTTCCAACAGTATCTGTGTGTGGCATGGCTGCCATGGGCGATGCAATGCCAAAGGAGGCGCTGGACTGGGTAGTTGGTCTCCCTGATGCCATCATAGCAAGTGGGAAGATTGCCCGCTTCATGAATGACATTGCTGCCTTTAAT CGTGTAAAGAGCAAGGGGGGCGCGGCGAGCTCCGTGGAGTGTTACATGGCAGAGCATGGGGTCACAAGGGAGGTTGCCATTGCAAAGATCGGGTCACTAATTGAAGATGGTTGGAAAAGTCTGAACCAAGCACGTTTTGGAGATCGAGCGTTGCTCCCAGCGGTGCAGAGGGTTATCAACCTTGCTCTAAGCTTCCCTCTATATTATGGCGGGGGAAACGATGCATTCACATTCAGCACACGTCTTCGTGAAACTATTGAGATCCTCTTTGTGAATCCAATTCCTATGTAA
- the LOC123168016 gene encoding tau-cadinol synthase isoform X1, translating to MASRGATTPGKPSSFEPSVWGDFFINYEPQPLQSCEEWMRVRVIKLKEEVCMLFKGCNRAVRKMMLVDVLQHLGLDHHFEEQINTALSEILESEFSSYNLHDVALRFRLLREHGCWISPDVFDKFKDENGSLREDITKEPRGLLSLYNAAHLLVHGETSLEEAIAFARHHLKSMRGSLKSPLAKQVKRALHLPLPRTYRRVETVHFISEYKEDEGHNPILLELAKLDFNLHQHLHLKELKSMTKWWKELSEFIGLSYVRDRVVENYLWSFVVHYEEHFGLARVISAKINVLLTIMDDTHDDHATIEECQMLHEAAQRLDFPILIPRWANAQLSMKVLNSLALLSICSGLTRFSGLFACIAIYHVHRWDGSAISLLPEYLKRFYKELLGNIKEIGDEMATSGNYKIAYIKKQFQNQFSYYLQEAQWTHKCHKPSFDEQVNLGVMTICVPTVSVCGMAAMGDAMPKEALDWVVGLPDAIIASGKIARFMNDIAAFNRVKSKGGAASSVECYMAEHGVTREVAIAKIGSLIEDGWKSLNQARFGDRALLPAVQRVINLALSFPLYYGGGNDAFTFSTRLRETIEILFVNPIPM from the exons ATGGCGTCAAGAGGTGCAACCACTCCAGGGAAGCCGTCCAGCTTTGAGCCCTCAGTCTGGGGTGACTTCTTCATCAACTATGAGCCACAACCACTGCAG AGTTGTGAGGAATGGATGAGAGTGAGGGTCATAAAGTTGAAGGAGGAGGTATGCATGCTCTTTAAGGGTTGCAACCGGGCGGTGCGGAAAATGATGTTAGTGGATGTACTCCAACATCTTGGACTAGATCACCACTTTGAAGAACAGATCAACACAGCATTAAGCGAAATCCTCGAGAGTGAATTTAGCAGCTACAATCTCCACGATGTTGCTCTTAGGTTTCGCCTGCTTAGGGAGCATGGATGTTGGATATCTCCAG atgtttttgacaaattcaaggaTGAAAATGGAAGCCTTAGAGAGGATATTACTAAAGAACCAAGAGGACTATTAAGTTTATACAACGCGGCTCATCTTCTGGTACATGGTGAGACATCATTGGAAGAAGCTATCGCTTTTGCAAGGCATCATCTTAAATCAATGAGGGGTAGTCTCAAGTCCCCGTTAGCGAAGCAAGTCAAACGTGCTCTGCACCTTCCACTGCCAAGGACATACAGGAGGGTAGAAACAGTGCATTTTATCTCCGAATACAAAGAAGATGAAGGGCATAACCCAATTCTACTAGAGCTTGCTAAGCTTGATTTCaaccttcaccaacatctccacttGAAGGAACTCAAGTCTATGACAAA GTGGTGGAAGGAACTTTCTGAATTCATCGGGCTTAGTTATGTTCGAGATCGTGTGGTGGAGAACTACCTTTGGTCCTTTGTGGTGCACTACGAGGAGCATTTTGGGCTTGCACGAGTTATCTCTGCCAAAATTAATGTACTACTTACCATCATGGATGACACACATGATGACCATGCGACCATAGAGGAATGCCAAATGCTACATGAAGCCGCACAAAGGTTGGATTTTCCTATTCTGATTCCTAGATGGGCTAATGCCCAATTATCGATGAAAGTGTTGAACTCTCTTGCACTACTAAGTATTTGCAGTGGTCTAACTCGCTTCTCTGGCTTATTTGCATGCATTGCAATTTACCATGTACATAGATGGGATGGGAGTGCTATTTCTCTTCTACCAGAGTACCTGAAAAGGTTCTATAAAGAATTGTTGGGGAACATTAAGGAGATTGGCGATGAAATGGCAACCAGTGGCAACTACAAAATCGCCTACATCAAGAAGCAG TTCCAAAATCAATTCAGTTACTATCTTCAAGAAGCCCAATGGACACACAAGTGTCACAAACCAAGCTTTGACGAGCAGGTGAATCTGGGTGTCATGACCATATGTGTTCCAACAGTATCTGTGTGTGGCATGGCTGCCATGGGCGATGCAATGCCAAAGGAGGCGCTGGACTGGGTAGTTGGTCTCCCTGATGCCATCATAGCAAGTGGGAAGATTGCCCGCTTCATGAATGACATTGCTGCCTTTAAT CGTGTAAAGAGCAAGGGGGGCGCGGCGAGCTCCGTGGAGTGTTACATGGCAGAGCATGGGGTCACAAGGGAGGTTGCCATTGCAAAGATCGGGTCACTAATTGAAGATGGTTGGAAAAGTCTGAACCAAGCACGTTTTGGAGATCGAGCGTTGCTCCCAGCGGTGCAGAGGGTTATCAACCTTGCTCTAAGCTTCCCTCTATATTATGGCGGGGGAAACGATGCATTCACATTCAGCACACGTCTTCGTGAAACTATTGAGATCCTCTTTGTGAATCCAATTCCTATGTAA
- the LOC123171362 gene encoding acyl transferase 15-like: protein MSIGVSKSLPVVVVGPCAGIVHLSSFDRCIAPIPVTLLLVFDQPIDGPVETIKKALSRALAHYPPMAGRLAATGDDGELHIACTGEGVSFVGAAVSCALDDDEVTTPALLLGDLAVGYPAEYCGLSDAFLLMQVTEFSCGGFVVGMTWNHVMADAAGMAQFLQAVGELARGMPAPAVVPVRSEIDGSLPRLPPAMVAAVRSQMRMETEELASLDVTIPSSLVGRIKAECAGDCTVFEAVAAVLWRCRTRAVISDSDADTDDPAPLAFPSNVRGLVGAKEGYYGNCVTMHQVQATSGAVASGDIKDLVKLIKLAKEKASDIFRSSRDAVSGGESETDAGSSGEQPQLAPPCSRYNTLSVTSWRNLGFEAVDFGRGTPARVMWKAHQTVGFICVVCPPCKGEDGVNVVSLCVKPEHADAFVAELAALNI, encoded by the coding sequence ATGAGCATTGGAGTGAGTAAGTCCTTGCCGGTGGTGGTCGTCGGCCCTTGCGCCGGCATCGTCCATCTCTCCTCTTTCGACAGGTGCATAGCTCCTATTCCGGTCACGCTGCTCCTTGTCTTCGACCAACCAATCGACGGCCCCGTCGAGACCATCAAAAAAGCGCTGTCGCGGGCACTTGCGCACTACCCCCCGATGGCCGGCCGCCTCGCTGCCACCGGCGACGACGGGGAGCTCCACATCGCCTGCACCGGCGAAGGTGTCTCTTTCGTGGGTGCGGCAGTTAGCTGTGCCCTGGACGACGACGAGGTCACGACACCGGCGCTGCTCCTCGGCGACCTCGCCGTTGGCTACCCCGCCGAATACTGCGGCCTCAGCGACGCCTTTCTACTGATGCAGGTGACCGAGTTCTCGTGCGGCGGATTCGTCGTCGGCATGACATGGAACCACGTCATGGCCGACGCGGCGGGGATGGCGCAGTTCCTGCAGGCCGTCGGCGAGCTCGCTCGGGGGATGCCGGCGCCGGCCGTCGTTCCGGTCCGGTCCGAAATCGACGGCTCGCTGCCACGCCTCCCGCCAGCGATGGTCGCCGCTGTGAGGTCCCAGATGCGCATGGAAACGGAGGAACTGGCGAGCCTCGACGTCACCATCCCCTCGAGCTTGGTCGGCCGCATCAAAGCCGAGTGCGCCGGCGACTGCACGGTGTTCGAAGCCGTCGCGGCCGTGCTCTGGCGGTGCCGCACCCGCGCGGTCATCTCCGATTCCGATGCTGACACCGACGACCCTGCGCCCCTCGCCTTCCCAAGCAACGTGCGCGGCCTCGTCGGCGCCAAGGAAGGCTACTACGGCAACTGCGTCACCATGCATCAGGTCCAAGCGACAAGCGGCGCGGTGGCGAGCGGCGACATCAAGGACCTGGTGAAGCTCATCAAGCTTGCAAAGGAGAAGGCGTCGGACATATTCAGGAGCAGCAGAGATGCCGTCAGCGGCGGCGAGAGCGAGACAGATGCCGGCAGCAGTGGAGAGCAGCCGCAGCTGGCACCCCCATGCTCAAGGTACAACACGCTCAGTGTCACGAGCTGGAGGAACCTTGGGTTCGAAGCCGTGGATTTCGGGCGTGGGACGCCGGCGCGCGTGATGTGGAAGGCGCATCAGACGGTGGGTTTCATCTGCGTTGTGTGCCCGCCGTGCAAGGGGGAGGACGGCGTCAACGTCGTGTCCCTCTGCGTCAAGCCGGAGCACGCCGACGCCTTCGTGGCGGAGTTGGCCGCCCTCAACATATAA